A single Marinitoga litoralis DNA region contains:
- the nadX gene encoding aspartate dehydrogenase yields the protein MKLFFLGGGNSAKIILEEMYDYIEKAYIYDKNKEQVDELKYIFDNVEYKELDEIKDLDVDYVIEVASVEALKEYGLKILDMNKDLIVLSTGAFADKIFRYNFVKKLNNTNNKVYVVSGAIGGIDLINAIYDRIEKITLTTRKPPKSLGLEITEEKIIFEGNSIEAIERFPKNVNVAVTLSLAARNFEKVRVRIIADPKVERNIHTIEIISKAGNYNFEFENFPSKNLKTSYLAPLSIVGLLKNLNTNFRIGG from the coding sequence ATGAAATTATTTTTTCTTGGTGGTGGTAATTCGGCAAAAATCATTTTAGAAGAAATGTATGATTATATCGAAAAAGCTTATATATATGATAAAAACAAAGAACAAGTTGATGAACTCAAGTATATTTTTGATAATGTTGAATACAAAGAGTTGGATGAAATAAAAGATTTAGATGTTGATTATGTTATTGAGGTTGCATCTGTTGAAGCATTAAAAGAATACGGTTTAAAAATACTTGATATGAACAAAGATTTAATAGTATTAAGTACAGGTGCATTTGCAGATAAAATTTTTAGATATAATTTTGTGAAAAAATTAAATAATACTAATAATAAAGTATATGTTGTTTCTGGAGCTATTGGTGGAATAGATTTAATAAATGCAATATACGATAGGATAGAAAAAATAACTTTAACAACGAGAAAACCACCAAAAAGTTTAGGTTTAGAAATAACAGAAGAAAAAATAATTTTTGAAGGAAATTCAATTGAAGCAATTGAAAGGTTTCCAAAAAATGTAAATGTTGCAGTTACTTTGTCTTTAGCAGCAAGAAATTTTGAAAAAGTTAGGGTTAGAATAATTGCAGATCCTAAAGTTGAAAGAAATATACATACAATAGAAATAATCTCAAAAGCTGGAAATTATAATTTTGAATTTGAAAATTTTCCATCAAAAAATCTAAAAACC
- a CDS encoding ABC transporter ATP-binding protein, with translation MTKINTVLRIFSYLKPFIPKTIFVIFLMVVVMIINLINPYFFKVAIDTYIANKDLNGLIIIGIGLVILNLIAMILSRLRIVEMGKITNKIVLNIRHELYEHIQKLSFSFFDSRPVGKILARVVNDVNSLEQLFSNSITSLVPELLTLVFVAGIMFYMNYKLALASMIILPLLIFGLFLIEVISRKRWMDYRNNRSELNAFTHEDISGIRVVKSFTSEEKTNKKFKFLTNKMMNSFVNAVKINDWFWAMVFISWGIGSVLVFYLSVKMIDLNELTVGTVVAFVGYIGMFWRPIMNLSNFYNSLVTNISAGERIFEILDTKPDIVNPKDAKIMPKINGEVEFKNVSFAYDKDIVLDKVSFKIKPGETIALVGPTGAGKTTIVNLISRFYDPQKGQILIDGHDIKKVDLESLRSQMGIMLQDTFLFSDTIKENIRYGKLDATDEEIIEAAKAVHSHDFIIKLEKGYDTDVNERGVRLSIGERQLISFARALLANPRILILDEATSNIDTYTEKLVQDGIKKLLKGRTSFVIAHRLSTIRSADRIFYIDNGKIIEVGNHKELMAKKGHYYNLYISQFKFLELGA, from the coding sequence AATTAACCCATATTTTTTTAAGGTTGCTATTGATACATATATTGCAAATAAAGATTTAAATGGTTTGATTATTATTGGTATAGGATTAGTAATATTAAATTTAATTGCAATGATTCTTTCAAGATTAAGAATAGTTGAGATGGGAAAGATTACAAATAAAATTGTGTTGAACATAAGGCATGAATTATATGAACATATTCAAAAATTATCCTTTTCATTTTTTGATAGTAGACCAGTTGGTAAAATTTTAGCAAGAGTGGTTAATGATGTAAATTCATTAGAACAATTATTTTCTAATAGCATAACAAGTTTAGTACCAGAATTATTGACATTGGTATTTGTTGCTGGAATTATGTTTTATATGAATTATAAACTAGCTTTAGCTTCTATGATTATTTTGCCATTATTAATTTTTGGATTATTTTTAATAGAGGTTATTAGTAGAAAAAGATGGATGGATTATAGAAATAATAGATCAGAACTAAATGCTTTCACTCATGAAGATATTTCTGGTATTAGAGTTGTAAAGTCTTTTACTAGCGAAGAAAAAACAAATAAAAAATTTAAATTTCTAACAAATAAAATGATGAATTCTTTTGTAAATGCAGTAAAGATTAATGATTGGTTCTGGGCTATGGTATTTATATCTTGGGGAATTGGTAGTGTTTTAGTGTTTTATTTGAGTGTAAAAATGATTGATTTAAATGAACTAACTGTAGGTACTGTTGTTGCATTTGTTGGATATATTGGAATGTTTTGGAGACCTATAATGAATTTAAGTAATTTTTATAATTCTCTAGTAACAAATATATCTGCAGGTGAAAGAATATTTGAAATTTTAGATACAAAGCCAGATATTGTTAATCCAAAAGATGCTAAAATAATGCCAAAAATAAATGGTGAAGTTGAATTTAAAAATGTTTCTTTTGCATATGATAAGGATATTGTATTAGATAAAGTATCTTTTAAAATTAAACCTGGTGAAACTATTGCATTAGTTGGACCAACAGGAGCTGGAAAAACTACAATAGTTAATTTAATTAGTAGATTTTATGATCCACAAAAAGGACAAATATTAATAGATGGACATGATATTAAAAAGGTAGATTTAGAATCATTACGTTCTCAAATGGGAATCATGTTACAAGACACATTTTTATTTTCTGATACCATAAAAGAGAATATTAGATATGGAAAATTAGATGCAACAGATGAAGAAATAATAGAAGCAGCTAAAGCTGTGCATTCACATGATTTTATTATCAAATTAGAAAAAGGATATGATACTGATGTAAATGAAAGAGGTGTTAGATTATCAATTGGTGAAAGACAATTAATATCATTTGCTAGAGCATTATTAGCTAACCCAAGAATATTAATTCTTGATGAAGCAACTTCAAATATAGACACATATACTGAAAAATTAGTACAAGATGGAATTAAAAAATTATTAAAAGGTAGAACATCTTTCGTTATTGCTCATAGGTTATCTACTATTAGAAGTGCTGATAGAATATTCTATATTGATAACGGAAAAATTATTGAAGTTGGTAATCACAAGGAATTAATGGCTAAAAAAGGACATTATTATAATTTATACATTTCACAATTTAAATTTTTAGAATTAGGTGCGTAA